From Caminibacter mediatlanticus TB-2, the proteins below share one genomic window:
- a CDS encoding PLP-dependent cysteine synthase family protein: MFNTPLYNLGNISIKLEYKNPAGSIKDRPALFIIKDAFLKGYKEVVEVTSGNTGIALSFYAQKFNIKATIFMPKTFSIERQKLLRAYGANLILTDGTIKDALQEAKEYIKKHNAYYSNQFENLLNSKAQEITALEIINQTQKIDYFVSGVGSGGSISGIAKILKPIGVKIIAVESKNAPLIYNQLHNKNLPIHPHKIQGIGAGFIPKILNINLIDDVILIDDDEAIEFMKKMPKLGITGGISTAANILASKKLQGNIVTLAPDGIEKYLSIF; this comes from the coding sequence ATGTTTAATACACCACTTTATAATTTAGGAAATATTTCTATAAAACTTGAATATAAAAATCCAGCAGGAAGTATAAAAGATAGACCAGCTCTATTTATTATAAAAGATGCATTTTTAAAAGGATATAAAGAAGTAGTTGAAGTTACAAGTGGAAATACAGGAATTGCTTTAAGTTTTTATGCTCAAAAATTTAATATAAAAGCTACAATTTTTATGCCAAAAACTTTTTCAATTGAGCGACAAAAACTATTAAGGGCATATGGGGCAAATTTAATATTAACTGATGGAACTATAAAGGATGCTTTACAAGAAGCAAAAGAGTATATAAAAAAACATAATGCATATTATTCAAATCAATTTGAAAATCTTCTAAACTCAAAAGCACAAGAAATAACAGCCTTAGAAATTATAAATCAAACTCAAAAAATTGATTATTTTGTAAGTGGGGTTGGCAGTGGAGGAAGTATTAGTGGAATAGCTAAAATATTAAAACCTATTGGAGTTAAAATCATTGCAGTTGAAAGCAAAAATGCACCACTTATTTATAATCAATTACATAATAAAAACCTTCCAATTCATCCTCATAAAATCCAAGGAATTGGTGCTGGATTTATTCCTAAAATATTAAATATTAATCTAATTGATGATGTAATTTTAATAGATGATGATGAAGCAATAGAGTTTATGAAAAAAATGCCTAAACTTGGAATAACTGGAGGAATATCAACAGCTGCAAACATTTTAGCATCTAAAAAATTACAGGGAAACATAGTCACACTTGCACCTGATGGAATTGAGAAGTATTTAAGTATCTTTTAA
- the argJ gene encoding bifunctional glutamate N-acetyltransferase/amino-acid acetyltransferase ArgJ translates to MFRITPIKNGICCIDGIYAGGVKAGFKKDDYDVGFIRSDTSLDIAYLFTTNKFQAAPIKYVKLKNIKNTNFILANSKNANALTGIEGIKDIEDILEFLSTKIDVIDPIMSSTGVIGVRLNKDKIKKAIEKFDFNERSSNKFARAIMTTDSFEKEIAFEVEGEFGKFKIGGVAKGAGMINPAMATMLCFITTDANIPQNEMQDILREINEITFNAISVDGDTSTNDSVFLMTTREGDYNKEAFKEALKKVMQKLALDIVRDGEGATKAVAFVVSGAKNKNEAKMAAKALTNSLLVKTALFGEDPNWGRIASTIGASGVECDEEKLKISFENVIVYNRGKILFDEEIEKKAHEIMKRREFKIYVDLGIGDGKFTAYGCDLSYDYVKINAEYRT, encoded by the coding sequence ATGTTTAGAATAACTCCTATTAAAAATGGAATTTGTTGTATAGATGGTATATATGCAGGAGGAGTAAAAGCTGGATTTAAAAAAGATGATTATGATGTAGGATTTATTAGAAGCGATACAAGTTTAGATATAGCATATCTTTTTACTACAAATAAATTTCAAGCAGCTCCAATTAAATATGTAAAACTTAAAAATATAAAAAATACAAATTTTATTTTAGCTAATTCAAAAAACGCTAACGCTCTAACAGGAATTGAAGGAATTAAAGATATAGAAGATATTTTAGAATTTTTATCTACAAAAATTGATGTAATTGATCCAATAATGAGCTCAACTGGGGTAATTGGAGTTAGATTAAATAAAGATAAAATAAAAAAAGCTATTGAAAAATTTGATTTTAATGAAAGAAGTTCTAATAAATTTGCAAGAGCAATTATGACAACTGATAGTTTTGAAAAAGAGATAGCCTTTGAAGTTGAGGGAGAGTTTGGAAAGTTTAAAATAGGGGGAGTTGCAAAAGGTGCTGGAATGATTAATCCAGCTATGGCTACAATGCTTTGTTTTATTACAACAGATGCTAATATTCCTCAAAATGAAATGCAAGATATTTTAAGAGAAATTAATGAAATAACTTTTAATGCTATAAGTGTAGATGGGGATACTTCAACAAATGATAGTGTGTTTTTAATGACTACTCGTGAGGGTGATTATAACAAAGAAGCTTTTAAAGAAGCGTTAAAAAAAGTTATGCAAAAATTAGCTCTTGATATTGTAAGAGATGGTGAAGGTGCTACAAAAGCAGTTGCTTTTGTAGTAAGTGGGGCAAAAAATAAAAATGAAGCAAAAATGGCAGCTAAAGCTCTTACAAACTCACTTCTTGTTAAAACAGCTCTTTTTGGTGAGGACCCAAACTGGGGTAGGATTGCTTCAACTATTGGTGCAAGTGGGGTAGAGTGTGATGAAGAAAAGCTTAAAATTTCATTTGAAAATGTAATTGTGTATAATAGAGGTAAAATTTTATTTGATGAAGAGATAGAAAAAAAAGCTCATGAAATTATGAAAAGAAGAGAATTTAAAATTTATGTAGATTTAGGTATAGGAGATGGGAAATTTACAGCATATGGGTGTGATTTGAGTTATGATTATGTAAAAATTAATGCAGAGTATAGGACATAA
- a CDS encoding potassium channel family protein yields the protein MNKYKIKKPFYKRVAEFFHWEISEKPEVDLSPEIWSELKPFRTPLILTILITLFGTLGYIWIDKFPLMDALYQTGITFTTVGFGEIRPISPAGRLFTIFLIIAGFALFSYAVGILVDVINKGHLVALFKENRMLYKIARLKNHMVVCYHNEYTIDLTKELRRAHIPFVVVDPSDDIEKIAKKYKYPFYIKAEPHTLLALKKSHLSSAKGVITLSKNIPDNIAVISSVRLYEKDLKRAPYYILSIANQEEEIEKLQRLGANEVLSPTKLIAKRMTAITVDPDVNNLLEQFVYSIDTPLDLEEITINKKSWVAYKKLKDAHLRDVLNITVVGIKEENGKFIPMPKGDALLKPKDVLLVIGTSKDIKRARAIIRKAEKPKQIDFI from the coding sequence ATGAATAAATATAAAATAAAAAAGCCTTTTTATAAACGTGTAGCTGAATTTTTTCATTGGGAAATATCAGAAAAACCTGAGGTTGATTTATCTCCTGAGATTTGGTCAGAACTTAAACCATTTAGAACTCCTTTAATACTTACAATTTTAATTACACTATTTGGAACTCTTGGATATATATGGATTGATAAATTCCCATTAATGGATGCATTGTATCAAACAGGAATAACATTTACAACAGTTGGATTTGGAGAGATTAGACCTATATCTCCTGCTGGAAGGCTTTTTACAATATTTTTGATTATTGCTGGTTTTGCTCTTTTTTCATATGCAGTTGGGATATTGGTAGATGTTATAAATAAAGGACACCTTGTTGCACTATTTAAGGAGAATAGAATGCTTTATAAGATTGCCAGACTTAAAAATCATATGGTAGTATGCTATCATAATGAGTATACAATTGATTTAACAAAAGAGCTAAGACGTGCTCATATACCTTTTGTAGTTGTAGACCCAAGTGATGATATTGAAAAAATTGCCAAAAAATATAAATATCCTTTTTATATCAAAGCCGAACCCCATACTCTTTTAGCACTTAAAAAATCTCATTTAAGTAGTGCAAAAGGTGTCATTACATTATCAAAAAATATTCCAGATAATATAGCAGTAATTAGTAGTGTTAGGCTTTACGAAAAAGATTTAAAAAGAGCTCCATATTATATCCTCTCTATTGCAAATCAAGAAGAAGAGATTGAAAAACTTCAAAGACTTGGGGCTAATGAAGTGCTTTCACCTACAAAACTTATTGCAAAAAGAATGACAGCAATTACAGTAGACCCAGATGTAAATAATTTACTTGAACAATTTGTATATTCAATTGATACTCCTCTTGATTTGGAAGAAATTACTATTAATAAAAAGTCTTGGGTTGCTTATAAAAAGTTAAAAGATGCTCATTTAAGGGATGTTTTAAATATTACAGTGGTCGGTATAAAAGAAGAAAATGGTAAATTTATTCCAATGCCAAAAGGTGATGCTTTGTTAAAGCCAAAAGATGTTTTATTGGTTATTGGAACAAGTAAGGATATAAAAAGAGCAAGAGCTATTATTAGAAAAGCTGAAAAACCAAAACAAATAGATTTTATATAA